Proteins encoded within one genomic window of Pygocentrus nattereri isolate fPygNat1 chromosome 7, fPygNat1.pri, whole genome shotgun sequence:
- the LOC108435847 gene encoding regulator of G-protein signaling 9-binding protein: MGKDECKTMLDALNKVTACYRHLVSALGSTSDSQNLREELKKTRKKAQELAVANRTKLTALLKDKSISNDDRAEYERLWVLFTSSMEILEVDMKRSLEIGQSFPLKVPTRHFIQTGMTGSTTTVAARAMSVQNMKYEADASIDTADLKDLETEIAQVDQMMEEMEMKVQVAPWAVEAKQEAGAELKSTVSVGNSSVGVISVCEEEPKEGGEGEAGLMKVFAGIIFTAVLLIAGILGYLVINL, translated from the coding sequence ATGGGCAAAGACGAGTGTAAAACAATGCTGGACGCgctgaacaaagtgaccgccTGCTACAGGCACCTGGTCTCGGCTCTGGGAAGCACGTCGGACTCGCAGAATCTGCGCGAGGAGCTCAAAAAGACCCGCAAGAAGGCGCAGGAGCTGGCCGTGGCCAACCGGACCAAGCTGACCGCGCTGCTCAAAGACAAGAGCATCAGCAACGACGACCGAGCCGAGTACGAGCGCCTGTGGGTGCTCTTCACCAGCAGCATGGAGATCCTGGAGGTGGACATGAAGAGGTCCCTGGAGATCGGGCAGAGTTTCCCACTCAAGGTGCCCACGCGCCACTTCATCCAGACGGGCATGACGGGCAGCACCACGACGGTGGCGGCGCGCGCCATGAGCGTGCAGAACATGAAGTACGAGGCGGACGCCAGCATTGATACGGCTGACCTCAAGGACTTGGAGACCGAGATCGCCCAGGTGGACCAGATGATGGAGGAGATGGAGATGAAGGTGCAGGTGGCGCCGTGGGCCGTGGAGGCCAAGCAGGAGGCGGGCGCGGAGCTCAAGTCTACCGTCAGCGTGGGCAACTCGTCGGTGGGGGTCATCTCCGTGTGCGAGGAGGAGCCCAAAGAGGGTGGAGAGGGCGAAGCGGGCCTCATGAAAGTCTTCGCTGGGATCATTTTCACTGCCGTTTTACTCATAGCCGGCATCCTAGGGTACTTAGTGATCAACCTTTGA
- the pdpr gene encoding pyruvate dehydrogenase phosphatase regulatory subunit, mitochondrial, whose product MHSCVWSSRALSPALLPRLFSDTRCCGPRLDRLVLWGSVRLLATAQDSHPTPLPSQARVVICGGGIVGTSVAYHLAKLGWTEIVLLEQGRLGAGTTRLSAGIVSVAKPIAIESQMADYSNALYERLEEETGVKTGFVRTGSLCLAQNQDRFISLKRLASRLKVLGIACDVVKPKDVAKLHPLVNIHDLVGALHLPRDAVVSAPDVNHALAMAAVGHGVQIYERTSVNHVLVEKGHVTGVETERGTIECEYFVNCAGQWAYELGQSSEVKVSVPLHGCEHFYLLTKPLQEPLPPNTPVVMDMDGRIYVRAWQGGVLSGGFEKNPKPIFTEGRNQLEIQNMQEDWDHFEPMLSALLRRMPSLESCEIHQLVNCPESFTPDMRCLMGETPGVHGYFVLAGMNSSGLSFAGGAGKYLAEWMTYGYPSANVWPLDIKRFGNLQSSRTFLRHRVMEVMPLLYELKVPRWDFQTGRQLRTSPLYDRLDTQGARWMEKHGFERAKYFVPAGKDLLALDQSKTFYKPDWFDIVGAEVKCCKEAVCVIDMSSFTKFELTSSGDQALELLQRLCANDLDVPVGHIVHTGMLNERGGYENDCSVVRLSKNSFFIISPTDQQVHCWSWIKRHMPSDTQLHLEDVSWKFTALNLIGPRAMDVLSELSYVSMTPEHFPSLFCKEMSVGYANGIRVMSMTHTGEPGFMLYIPIEYALHVYNEVMAVGQKYGIRNAGYYALRSLRIEKFFAFWGQDLESFTTPLECGREFRVKFDKHTDFLGRAALLQQRQEGVTRRFIMLVLEDHDTELDLWPWWGEPIYRNRELVGVTTSSAYSYTLERHVCLGFVSPPSLDGTPAVVTPDFINRGDYEVDIAGQRYPAKAKLYPFSSLFAQQRRRKDDMELSNFQGK is encoded by the exons ATGCACAGTTGTGTGTGGAGCTCTAGGGCTCTCTCACCTGCCCTGCTCCCTCGGCTCTTCTCAGATACTAGATGCTGTGGACCCAGACTGGACCGCCTGGTCCTGTGGGGCTCAGTCCGGCTTTTAGCCACAGCTCAGGACAGCCACCCTACACCTCTACCCAGCCAGGCCCGAGTAGTGATATGTGGTGGGGGCATTGTTGGAACATCTGTTGCCTATCATCTTGCCAAGCTAGGGTGGACAGAGATAGTGCTCCTAGAGCAGGGAAG ACTTGGAGCTGGCACAACTCGGCTGAGTGCAGGAATAGTAAGCGTTGCCAAACCCATTGCTATTGAGAGCCAAATGGCAGACTACTCTAATGCGCTGTATGAGCGCTTAGAGGAGGAGACTGGCGTCAAAACAG GTTTTGTCAGGACTGGCTCACTGTGTTTGGCTCAGAATCAGGACCGATTCATTTCCTTGAAGCGCTTAGCATCAAGGCTCAA GGTACTTGGTATTGCCTGTGATGTCGTCAAACCCAAAGACGTTGCCAAGCTTCATCCCTTGGTCAACATTCATGATTTGGTGGGTGCTCTCCATCTCCCCAGAGATGCTGTGGTATCAGCACCAGATGTTAATCATGCGCTTGCTATGGCAGCAGTAGGGCATG GTGTCCAGATCTATGAAAGAACCAGTGTTAATCATGTTCTAGTGGAGAAGGGTCATGTCACAGGAGTGGAGACTGAAAGGGGCACCATTGAATGCGAGTACTTCGTCAACTGTGCCGGacag TGGGCGTATGAGCTCGGCCAGAGTAGTGAAGTGAAAGTGTCAGTACCCCTGCATGGCTGTGAGCATTTTTACCTCCTCACCAAACCTCTGCAGGAGCCTCTGCCACCCAATACACCAG TGGTGATGGATATGGATGGGCGGATCTATGTTCGGGCCTGGCAGGGTGGTGTTCTATCAGGAGGCTTTGAAAAGAACCCCAAACCAATCTTCACAGAGGGTCGCAATCAGTTAGAAATCCAGAACATGCAAGAGGACTGGGACCATTTTG AGCCCATGTTAAGTGCCCTTCTGAGGAGAATGCCAAGCCTTGAATCCTGTGAGATCCACCAGCTGGTGAACTGTCCAGAGTCTTTCACTCCAGACATGCGCTGTCTCATGGGGGAGACTCCAGGCGTTCATGGTTACTTTGTCCTGGCTGGCATGAACTCCTCTGGCCTGTCCTTTGCAGGAGGAGCTGGAAA GTACTTGGCTGAATGGATGACCTATGGTTACCCAAGTGCTAATGTCTGGCCTCTGGACATCAAGCGTTTTGGGAATCTGCAGAGCAGTCGAACTTTTCTGCGCCATCGTGTGATGGAGGTCATGC CCCTGCTGTATGAGCTGAAAGTTCCAAGGTGGGACTTCCAGACAGGCAGGCAGCTGCGCACCAGCCCCCTGTATGACCGATTAGACACCCAGGGAGCTCGCTGGATGGAGAAGCATGGCTTTGAGCGTGCCAAATATTTTGTCCCTGCTGGAAAGG ATTTGCTGGCCTTGGATCAGAGTAAAACCTTCTACAAGCCAGACTGGTTTGACATTGTTGGTGCTGAGGTGAAGTGCTGTAAGGAGGCAGTGTGTGTCATAGACATGTcctccttcaccaagtttgaGCTCACA TCAAGTGGGGACCAAGCCCTGGAGTTGCTCCAGAGGCTGTGTGCCAATGACCTGGATGTTCCTGTAGGTCACATTGTCCACACAGGCATGCTCAATGAGAGGGGTGGCTATGAAAATGACTGCAGCGTGGTGCGCCTTAGTAAGAACAG TTTCTTTATCATCTCCCCTACGGATCAACAAGTGCATTGCTGGTCTTGGATAAAGAGGCACATGCCCAGCGATACACAGCTTCACCTAGAGGATGTCAGCTGGAAATTCACTG CTCTTAATCTGATTGGCCCTCGAGCGATGGATGTGCTATCTGAACTCTCTTATGTCTCAATGACTCCGGAGCACTTCCCATCTCTGTTTTGTAAG GAAATGAGTGTGGGCTATGCCAATGGAATCAGGGTAATGAGTATGACTCACACTGGAGAGCCAGGCTTCATGCTGTACATCCCTATAGAG TATGCACTGCATGTGTATAACGAGGTGATGGCAGTGGGTCAGAAGTATGGCATTCGTAACGCAGGCTACTATGCCCTGCGTAGTCTCCGCATCGAGAAGTTCTTTGCCTTCTGGGGACAGGATCTGGAGTCCTTCACTACACCCCTTGAATGTGGTCGTGAGTTCCGTGTCAAGTTCGATAAA cacaCAGATTTCCTTGGTAGGGCAGCTTTGCTGCAGCAGCGTCAGGAGGGCGTCACCCGCCGTTTCATCATGCTGGTCTTGGAAGACCATGACACTGAGCTGGACCTGTGGCCCTGGTGGGGTGAGCCCATCTACCGCAATCGTGAGCTAGTGGGAGTGACCACTAGCAGCGCCTACAGCTACACCTTGGAGCGCCATGTGTGTCTGGGCTTTGTCAGCCCACCCAGCCTAGATGGCACCCCTGCTGTGGTCACTCCTGACTTCATCAACCGTGGTGATTATGAGGTGGACATTGCTGGCCAGAGGTACCCAGCCAAAGCCAAACTTTATCCTTTTAGCTCACTTTTCGCCCAGCAGAGACGGCGTAAGGATGACATGGAACTGAGCAACTTTCAGGGAAAGTAA